A DNA window from Salvelinus sp. IW2-2015 linkage group LG4q.1:29, ASM291031v2, whole genome shotgun sequence contains the following coding sequences:
- the rbpms2a gene encoding RNA-binding protein, mRNA-processing factor 2a isoform X1, with translation MSLKSDSEPNNNVVSLEEEVRTLFVSGLPVDIKPRELYLLFRPFKGYEGSLIKLTSKQPVGFVTFDNRTGAEAAKNALNGIRFDPESPQTLRLEFAKANTKMAKSKLMATPNPTNIHPALGAHFIARDPYDLTGAALIPASPEAWAPYPLYTTELPPGLPHAAFTYPAAAAAAAALHAQVRDQPMRWYPSPSETSQPGWKSRQFC, from the exons ATGAGTCTCAAATCTGATTCTGAGCCGAACAACAATGTTGTATCCTTGGAAGAGGAG GTACGAACTCTCTTTGTCAGCGGCCTTCCAGTTGATATCAAGCCACGGGAACTCTACCTGCTCTTCAGACCATTCAAG GGTTATGAAGGATCCCTTATTAAGTTGACTTCAAAGCAG cCTGTCGGGTTTGTTACCTTTGACAACCGGACTGGTGCTGAAGCTGCGAAGAACGCATTAAAC GGGATCCGTTTTGACCCCGAGAGTCCCCAGACCCTGCGCTTAGAGTTCGCTAAAGCCAACACGAAGATGGCAAAGAGTAAGCTGATGGCCACACCGAACCCCACAAATATCCACCCAGCTCTAGGAGCACACTTCATTGCACGGGACCCAT ATGACCTAACGGGGGCAGCACTGATCCCGGCCTCTCCCGAGGCGTGGGCCCCTTACCCACTGTACACCACGGAGCTTCCCCCTGGGCTCCCCCATGCTGCCTTCACCTACCcggctgctgccgctgctgccgcAGCCCTCCACGCCCAGGTGAGGGACCAACCG ATGCGTTGGTACCCGTCCCCATCTGAAACCTCACAACCAGGATGGAAATCCCGTCAGTTCTGTTAA
- the rbpms2a gene encoding RNA-binding protein, mRNA-processing factor 2a isoform X2: MSLKSDSEPNNNVVSLEEEVRTLFVSGLPVDIKPRELYLLFRPFKGYEGSLIKLTSKQPVGFVTFDNRTGAEAAKNALNGIRFDPESPQTLRLEFAKANTKMAKSKLMATPNPTNIHPALGAHFIARDPYDLTGAALIPASPEAWAPYPLYTTELPPGLPHAAFTYPAAAAAAAALHAQMRWYPSPSETSQPGWKSRQFC; encoded by the exons ATGAGTCTCAAATCTGATTCTGAGCCGAACAACAATGTTGTATCCTTGGAAGAGGAG GTACGAACTCTCTTTGTCAGCGGCCTTCCAGTTGATATCAAGCCACGGGAACTCTACCTGCTCTTCAGACCATTCAAG GGTTATGAAGGATCCCTTATTAAGTTGACTTCAAAGCAG cCTGTCGGGTTTGTTACCTTTGACAACCGGACTGGTGCTGAAGCTGCGAAGAACGCATTAAAC GGGATCCGTTTTGACCCCGAGAGTCCCCAGACCCTGCGCTTAGAGTTCGCTAAAGCCAACACGAAGATGGCAAAGAGTAAGCTGATGGCCACACCGAACCCCACAAATATCCACCCAGCTCTAGGAGCACACTTCATTGCACGGGACCCAT ATGACCTAACGGGGGCAGCACTGATCCCGGCCTCTCCCGAGGCGTGGGCCCCTTACCCACTGTACACCACGGAGCTTCCCCCTGGGCTCCCCCATGCTGCCTTCACCTACCcggctgctgccgctgctgccgcAGCCCTCCACGCCCAG ATGCGTTGGTACCCGTCCCCATCTGAAACCTCACAACCAGGATGGAAATCCCGTCAGTTCTGTTAA